Genomic DNA from Selenomonas sp. oral taxon 126:
GCGCAGCAAATACCTATGGAGGACAATCTGATCACGCGCGTCCGTGTGCCGCATCTGACGGAGGAGCTTTCCGCATATAGGGCGGGCAGCGGATTCTTCATCGAATATGATGCGAAGGATCTTTCAGAGATACATCCGCTCTGCGGGCTTTCGTGTCAGACCCTATCGTATTACGGCGTAGATCGGGACGCGCTTTTGCAGGCAATTCTCGCGATGCGCCCCGCAGGTATTGACCGCATTGTTCCGATTGGGCGAACGATGGACTTTGCGCCCGTATGGGACGGCGTCGATCTCATTCGGACGATGAGCCGTGTGATCACGGCGGTCTGAGCGATAGGAGCTCGAAGTGAAATGATAGGGGAGGAACCACTTATGAATGACAAGAAAATTGCCGTCATTGCGCAGTGTGAGGCGAATGGCGTCTCTGCCATACGCCCGTACCTCGATGCGATAGATGTGCCGCAGGGCTATGCGGTGGAGCTGATCGAGGTGCCCTCCGGCGGGAATGTTGCAGATACCTATCAGCGCGCGATGGAGCAAAGCGACGCGAAGTATAAGGTCTACCTGTCGCCCGGGAGTATTCTGCTCCGACTGAATTTCTTCGAGGAAATGCTCCGCATATTTACACAAGATCCCGCGATCGGTATCATTGGACTCATTGGAGCAAAGCAGCTCTCGACCTCGGGGGTGCTTGTGCAGTCGATGTTTATCAAGGGCAGACTGGTGTTTTCGGATGATACCGGTTTTTTCGGAGAGGACATTGAGGGCGACATGGAGGAGGTCATGGCGGTGAGCGGCGATCTCGTCGCTACGCAGTATGATATTCCCTGGCGCAGGGATCTTTTCCATACGGATTGTTTCTGGGCAGAGGCGCAGTGCATTGAATTTCGGCGCGTGGGCTATCGTTCGGTTGTACCTCGACAGAAAGAGGCATGGTTGCTCGCGGGTACAAAGGAAATTCAATATGATGAAGTGAGTCGAGAGGTGTTTCTCGATACGTATTCAGCGGATATCTACCCGATTGTGTCAATCATTATTCCGACGTTCGAGCGGCCGTATTACTTCCGTCTCGCGCTTGAAAGCGTGCTGGCACAGACGTACCGCAATTTGGACATCTTCATTACGGACAACTCGCATAATACGGAGACGGCGGAGATGATGCGGCGCGATTTTTCGGATGATCCGCGCATTCACTACGAGCATCATCCCTCCTACGGGGTATATGAAAATTGGGCACGCGCCCGCAGCTACAATAACCCCAATGCACCTTATGTCAACTGGCTGATGGATGATGATCTATTCATGCCGGATAAGATTGCCCTCATGATGGACGCATTCTTTGCAAACCCAGATCTCAGCATTGTCACATCGTATCGGGAGCTCATTGATGCAGATGGAAATAAGCTGCCGGATATTCCTGCAACAGAACCGATCACGCAGGAGCTTACGAAATTCAGTGGCGAGACAATCGGAGCGGATATTCTGACGTATTTGATTAATTTCGTCGGTGAGCCGACCACGGCATTGCTTAAAAAAGAGTTTTTGCTCAATGGGCATGATTTGGGCTTTTCGGGCAAAGAAGGAAAATACCTTACATCGGATTTTACCACATGGCTTCGTTTGCTCAGTCAGGGAAACATGATGTATTTCCCGACACCGCTGAGTGCATTTCGTTTTCATGACGGCAATGAGCAGGCGCAATTTAAAAGTCGAATTCGTGGTGCAATTTCATGGGCGCTGACCATTCGGGAGGCGATTGAGCGCGATGCGTATCTCCATGAGCTGCATATGCGGCGAAGCAGTATTGTGCAATGGATGAACATGACGGGGCACACTCTTCACGTTGCGACAACAATTCCGGAGGTTTGGGAGGATACGGAATTTAAGGATCTGCTATGTGTTTTTGCAGCGATGTCGGAGGCACTTCGGAAGGATTGCCGGATTGAATTTGATATTGATACCACACTCGTATTGCAGATGGATGAAGGCTGACGATCAGATGGAAGTGATATGAAAAATTCAGTGTTCTGACAAGTGTGAGATGGGGGCATTTTGATGTGCACGCAGGTATTGGTTGTTCTCGGCGGCGATCTGGACGAGGAACTCGTTCCGCTTTACAGACGTGCGGAGGAGGAGGGAACGCTTTCGATTGTCGGCTATGCAAGCTGCACGGGACAGGGGCTTTCGATTGAGGGGTCTACGGAGACGGTGAGCGTGCAGCGCGTGCTTCTCTCCTGCTCGAAGCTCTATTCGATGATCGCGTATCTCAGGCAGTACGCACCCGAGATTCCGCGTGCAGCACTGCTTGATGGGCGTATTTTTCGGATGCCGGGACTGGACGTGCCGCGCCTCTTTGCAGAAAATATCGGCTATGCGCCGCTTCAGGCGGAACTTACGGATCAGGAAGAAGACTTTGTGGACGTGACACGGGCAGAGATTCCGCGCGTCTGGTCATATGGTTCGCGTACGGTCTCTCTCGGCGCAAAGAGTTATTTTGGCGGACGCATCGAATGGGGCTACCGCGGCGGGGCGCAGGAGGTGCGCGTCGGGAACTATACGTCCTTTGGTCCGCACGTTATTCTTGAGGTTGGACTAAATAATCAGCATGACTATCGCCGCGTTACCACGTACGATCCCGGCTGTATGGATTTTGATACGGAGGATTGGTGTCCCTCTCTGGGGTATAAGAGTTGTGCGGGGGGGGTACATATCGGCTCGGATGTTTGGATCGGACGCGGCAGCCACCTGAAAGCGGCGGGTGACAGTGGTATCCTGACGATCGGGGATGGTGCTGTCATCGCAGCCGACAGTGTCGTTGTCAAGGATGTGCCTCCCTATGCCATTGTGGGCGGTAATCCCGCGCGCGTGATAAAATATCGCTTCTCGCCGCCCGTTATCGAGGCGCTTTTGCAGCTGCGTTGGTGGGAGTGGCCGATCGAAAAGATCCATGAGAATTTGAAAGAAATGAACGATCCTATCGCATTTTTGAAGAAGCATGGAATGCACTGAGGTTATCGCATACGTGCACATTGGATAGAGTGGAGGCAGGGCATGAGCATCATGGTGACGCGGTCGTCGATGCCGCCGATGGAAGAGTATATCGCAGAGATCCGGGATATCTGGCAGTCACGATGGCTGACGAATATGGGCGTCAAGCATCAGGCATTTCAGGAGGCGCTGCAGGACTATATGCAGACGGAGCACGTCGAGCTGCTCGTCAATGGTCATATGGCGCTCGAACTCACGCTGCAGGCGATGAATCTCACGGGCGAGGTCATTACGACGCCGTTCACGTTCGCCTCGACGACGCATGCCATCGTGCGCAATAATCTGATACCGATCTTTTGCGACATCAACGCAGATGACTACACGATGGATGTTGGAAAGCTCGAGGCGCTGATTACCGACCGCACCTCTGCAATCCTCCCCGTTCATGTCTACGGCAACGTCTGCGCGGTGGAGGAGATCGAGCGCATTGCGAACAAATACGGAGTGAGGGTGATCTACGATGCGGCACACACCTTTGGTGAGCAGTACAAGGGGCGTGCCGTTGCAGACTACGGCGACGCTTCCTGTCTGAGCTTTCACGCAACAAAGGTCTTCCACACCATTGAGGGCGGCGCTGTTGTCTGCCACGACGCAGAGCTTGGACAGAAGCTCTGCGATCTCAAAAATTTCGGCATTCGCGATGCGGAGTGTGTCAACGCGATAGGCTCCAATGCAAAGATGAATGAATTCTGTGCGGCAATGGGACTTTGCAATCTGCGTCATGTAGATGATGATATTGCGCAGCGGAAAGAGGTCGCGGAGCGCTATCGTGAGCGTCTGGAAGGCGTGAGCGGCGTGCAGCTGAATCCGATCCGCGCAGATGTCACGCCGAACTACGCCTATTTCCCCGTCGTGTTCCATGAAGAGGAGTTCGGCAGTACGCGCAATGAGGTGTATGATGCGCTGCAGCGTGCAGGTATTTACAGCAGAAAGTATTTCTATCCATTGACGAATACGTTTGAATGCTTCCACGGGAAGTATGATGTGGAGCAGACGCCGGTTGCGCGTCATATTGCAAATCGCGTCCTGACACTGCCGCTCTATGCGGACTTGGAGCCGGAAACGGTGGATCGCATATGTGACGTGATTATTTCTTGTAGTGCATGAAGTTAAGGAAGCACTGATAAATTCAGCACCGCTATCTTAGCGCATCTTTTTTGCCCGTACAACGCCTGCAAATCCTCCACATAGCCTTTGCTATGCGTCCGGTTTTCCTCCTAGTTCGGACGAAAAAATCTACGCCAATCTGAGGGTCTATTTTATCAGCGATTCCTTGAAATTCAAAATTGAGGGGGAGACTGACTTGAAAAGCGCCTCCGAAGGATGTATAATCCTTGTGTAAAATTTGGTTGTTCATACCCTTATTTTACGCTAGTTCTCGGTGTTTGAAAATACCGGGAACTATTTTTTTGCGCAACAAAAAAGGCTGTTGCACGAACAGACTCGTGCAACAGCCCCTTTTGGGCTGGTGGCTTAGTATTACTCGGTCCATTCCTCGTAGTAGTTGCCATCCGCATCCTCTACATGAACCGCATAGTTGCCGTCCTCGTCCGCGACTGCAACAGCGACGTTGCCGTCATCGTCTACCTCAGCATAGACGTAGTTGCCGTCCTCGTCATAGCCCTCGTACGCATCAGCAGAGGCGACACCCATCGTGCCGAGCATGAATGCACAGGAAGCCATGACTGCAAACGCCTTCATCCATTTCTTCATAAAAATCTCTCCTTTTATGCAATATGATTACCGCTGGAAACATTATTGCAAAACGGCGGGAAGATTGCAATAGATTTACAGAAAGTGATACAATCATACAGGAAAGTGATGTACTTTACAAGTCATTATCCGTATGTTCGGGAATCGGCAGATGGATCAGGATGCTGAACCAGCCGTCTTTCTGCTTGGCGTAGTATTCCGCATCGTATTTTTCTGCGAATAGGAGGACGGAGCGTATGCCGTAGCCATGTTCGGCAGATTCTTGTGCTCGTTTGGGCAGTCCGTCTGCCGAGAGTTTGACGCGATGAGAGCAGCGGTTTTCGATGGACAGGAATATGCTGCCATTGGGCGCACGCGCCCGCACGCGGATGCCGCGCAGCAGCTCCTCCTCGCTCTCCTCTGCATGTATGGCGTTCTCGAGGAGGTTGCAGAGGACAAGCGAGAGATCAATTTCGGCTGCAAACGAATTCGGCAGGTCGATCTTGACATCGATCGGGATGTTTTTTTCGCGCGCCTGTTGGACGTAGACGGAAAGCGCTGCGTCGATCATGGGATTTTCGGCAAAGTGTTCAACACGGGTGGCGTCGATCTGGTAGCTGAGACTGGATATGAGCTGCATGGCGGCCTCGTCCTCTCCGCGCGAGATGAGGTCGGCAAGCATTTTGACATTGTGTCGGAGGTCGTGCCGGACAATGGCAAGACGTGCCTGTTTGTCCTGCATGGAGCGCGTATAGGTGCCGAAGGCGTTCATACGGCGCAGGAGGGCAAGATTGCGCTCGGTCGCCGCCGCCTGCGTGAGGATGTACTCGAGTCCGCGCCACGCCGTGAGAGCGATAAATATGCCCGAGGCAAAAAAGGCAAGGCGCGGAAGGAAGTACTGGATGGCAAGTGCTTTATCACCGAGGGAGTAGTACGACTCGTGAAAGATGATGAGGAGGGGCAGCGGGGAGATGTAGTGCCAGAAGCGATCCGTACTGATGCTGGCAAACCGCAGGAAGATCTGTCGGAAGAAGGGGAGGACAATGGGAAAGACGGAGAGATAGAGAGTGAGATAGATGACAGAGTAGAGCTTAAAATGCCGGAAGAAGTCGTCACCGTCGATGATGAGAAGGGTGATGGCGACGGCAAAGGTGCTGAGTGTTCCTGCGAGGATCTGCTGTATGCCCAAAATAAAGAAATGCTGTGCGACATAGGGGCGGATGAGGATCAGATTGAGGATAAAATACGGGGTATAGCCGAAGAATAACCACATAATCTTGAAGGTTGGAAAATTGAATGGGATGATCCCGCCGTAAAAGAGGGCAAGGGAGATTGTAATCTCAAGAAAAAAGATGATGGCATAGCCCTGCAGGAGATGATTCCGTGTACGCGCATCGAGCACAGGACGAAAGGGGAGATAGCGCAGGTAGACGGATGGCAGCAGGGAAACGATGAGCAGCGAGGTCGAGATTGCGATATTGAGATAATATTCCATCACGGTGAAGCGTCCTTCCAGTTTTCATTACACTTCTTTTGTGATATTATACGATGAGATGAAAAACTCGTCAAATGTATGGGAATAATGGAGAGAAAGAGGAAGCGTATGCATATCGCTATTTTGGACGATGAGCCGGAGGTATGCACTGCAGTGCGTGTGTATCTCATGGAGATGCTTGAAAAATACTGGGCAGAGAAGGCTGTGCATGCCGAGATTGCCGTCTTTCATACGGCGGAATCCCTGCTTGCGGCGTTCGAGAACAGTTCATACGATCTCCTGCTGCTCGATATCCGCATGTCGGGGCTCGGCGGCATGGAGGCTGCGCGCCGCATCCGTAGCGTGAATGCGGACGTGGGAATTATCTTCCTCACGAGTAGCGAGGAGTATCTGATGGAAGGCTACCGCGTCTTTGCGGACGGGTATTTCCTAAAGCCTGTGGGGGTGGATGAGGAGGCGTTCCGCGCTGCACTTGCGCGCGTGTTTGCGCGTCGTGAGAAGGCGGAAAAAGCGCTCTCGATGCAGTACAATGGACGTTCGATCGAAATTGTCTTCGATAAGATCTTCTATGTCGATCTCGATGGCGGGCGGCTGCATATTGTCCTTGCGAAGCAGGGGCTGTGCTTTACACGTCCCTACACATACGAGTGGGCGTTGGAGCATCTGATGCACGACGGACGCTTCCTCGAGTGCTATCATCGCATTCTCGTCAATATGGACAAGATAGAGCGCATGGAGAAGGAGGCGTTCGTGCTCACGAACGGCGCGCAGCTGCCCATCAGTCAGCGGCGACGCAGTGCAGTGCGGGCGGACTATATGCAGTATCTGCTCAATAAATAGGAGTTATTCAGTATAGATGCAGATACTTTCAATTTATGTTCTCCAAATCCATCACTTTCATGTAAGAAATCGTCACTTTCCGCAATTCTATTGTGGAAAGTCTTTTTTTTTGTAATAATTAGGACACGGAGAGAAGCGGGGATGCATCCGGCCGATTCATGGCCGCCGCGACTTTCCGAGTAATGTGTTCATTGCAAAGGAGAAGATGGATTATGAGAAAGTTCATGGTTGCAAAGAAATTGCTCCTGCCGCTTGTCGCAATCCTCGCGACGTTCCTCATCGCGGGCTGCGGTGACGACAAGCCGAAGGAGTCGGCGGACAAGGCGGTGCTCGCCTATGCTGAGCTCTATGCGTATGCGGATACGGACAAGCTCTCAGCGACGGGCATGACAAAGGAGCAGAAGGAACAGATCAGCAATGCGCTCCGCACGGAGACGGATGATATGTTCAAGAGCATGATGCTGACCGATGACAATGCCACTGCGATTACGGATTACTACATCGCGGATCGCAAGGCGAACTTGGAGCTGAAGGCAAAGGTCAAGAAGGACGACTCCAAGAATCCCGTGGTCGAGCTGACGGCGACGCCGGTCGACTCCAAGGGCGCGAGTGAGCTGATGGACAAGAACGAGGATCTCATCGCGATGGGCGTCTACATTGGTCTGGCACAGCAGCAGGGGCTTGATGTCCGCACGGATCCCGTCTATCAGCAGGGAGCGATGAACTCGCTGCGCGCGATGATCGATGAGATTCCGTATGAGGCTGAAAAGACGCTCGATGTGACCTGCGAGCTTGTCAAGAGCGATGACGGCAAGGCACTCTACTGGGCACCGAAGGATCCGCAGGCAATCAAGAAGTTCCTCAACGGCGAGTAAGTTATAGGAATCACTGATAAAATATTTATCAGTGGGCTCGAAAATGGTGAGACTGTGAGCTTGGGAACGTAGGCATACAAGGGGGGGATTTCATGGAAGAAAGCGCGGGAGCGGATGGACGCGGCTTTACGGAATATGCGGTGGATGATGCGCCCTCGCAGACGGAGCGAATCCTTGCCGCAATCGCACAGGGCGCGTTCTTTGTCGGCGGGCTCGGTTATTTCTTCGTCCCCTTTGTCCTCTGGATCATCATGCGGAAAAAATCCATGTTTGTCGCGCAGCATGCAAAGCAGGCATGGCTTTCGCAGTTCCTTGTTCTACTCGGCTTCACACTCGCCTGTACCCTTGGTGCACTGCTGGATGATGCCGATCTCGCTGTGGCGCTGTGCTTTATCATCGGGTTTCCTTGGTTTCTCGGTGCCGTCTATGGGGTGGTCAAGGCTCTCATGGGTGAGTCTTGGCATTTTCCGGGACTCGGATGAGCATCCGCATGACATTGGGCAGGACTACCTGCCCGGAAATTATATTGATACGTTGTACATCTACAGAACAATTTTTACAGGAGTGATTGATATGGGTAAGAAGAATACGATTGTGGCGGCGATTCTTGGCTTCTTCATCTTGGGGCTGTTCTACAGCACGGGGTTGAATAAGAAGGGCGTCATCTCTGTTCTCGGACTGATGGTTGTAAGCTGGGTTGTGGCGAATTTCGTCAGTGCGGAGCTCGC
This window encodes:
- a CDS encoding glycosyltransferase, producing MNDKKIAVIAQCEANGVSAIRPYLDAIDVPQGYAVELIEVPSGGNVADTYQRAMEQSDAKYKVYLSPGSILLRLNFFEEMLRIFTQDPAIGIIGLIGAKQLSTSGVLVQSMFIKGRLVFSDDTGFFGEDIEGDMEEVMAVSGDLVATQYDIPWRRDLFHTDCFWAEAQCIEFRRVGYRSVVPRQKEAWLLAGTKEIQYDEVSREVFLDTYSADIYPIVSIIIPTFERPYYFRLALESVLAQTYRNLDIFITDNSHNTETAEMMRRDFSDDPRIHYEHHPSYGVYENWARARSYNNPNAPYVNWLMDDDLFMPDKIALMMDAFFANPDLSIVTSYRELIDADGNKLPDIPATEPITQELTKFSGETIGADILTYLINFVGEPTTALLKKEFLLNGHDLGFSGKEGKYLTSDFTTWLRLLSQGNMMYFPTPLSAFRFHDGNEQAQFKSRIRGAISWALTIREAIERDAYLHELHMRRSSIVQWMNMTGHTLHVATTIPEVWEDTEFKDLLCVFAAMSEALRKDCRIEFDIDTTLVLQMDEG
- a CDS encoding CatB-related O-acetyltransferase, coding for MCTQVLVVLGGDLDEELVPLYRRAEEEGTLSIVGYASCTGQGLSIEGSTETVSVQRVLLSCSKLYSMIAYLRQYAPEIPRAALLDGRIFRMPGLDVPRLFAENIGYAPLQAELTDQEEDFVDVTRAEIPRVWSYGSRTVSLGAKSYFGGRIEWGYRGGAQEVRVGNYTSFGPHVILEVGLNNQHDYRRVTTYDPGCMDFDTEDWCPSLGYKSCAGGVHIGSDVWIGRGSHLKAAGDSGILTIGDGAVIAADSVVVKDVPPYAIVGGNPARVIKYRFSPPVIEALLQLRWWEWPIEKIHENLKEMNDPIAFLKKHGMH
- a CDS encoding DegT/DnrJ/EryC1/StrS family aminotransferase, producing the protein MSIMVTRSSMPPMEEYIAEIRDIWQSRWLTNMGVKHQAFQEALQDYMQTEHVELLVNGHMALELTLQAMNLTGEVITTPFTFASTTHAIVRNNLIPIFCDINADDYTMDVGKLEALITDRTSAILPVHVYGNVCAVEEIERIANKYGVRVIYDAAHTFGEQYKGRAVADYGDASCLSFHATKVFHTIEGGAVVCHDAELGQKLCDLKNFGIRDAECVNAIGSNAKMNEFCAAMGLCNLRHVDDDIAQRKEVAERYRERLEGVSGVQLNPIRADVTPNYAYFPVVFHEEEFGSTRNEVYDALQRAGIYSRKYFYPLTNTFECFHGKYDVEQTPVARHIANRVLTLPLYADLEPETVDRICDVIISCSA
- a CDS encoding sensor histidine kinase, translating into MEYYLNIAISTSLLIVSLLPSVYLRYLPFRPVLDARTRNHLLQGYAIIFFLEITISLALFYGGIIPFNFPTFKIMWLFFGYTPYFILNLILIRPYVAQHFFILGIQQILAGTLSTFAVAITLLIIDGDDFFRHFKLYSVIYLTLYLSVFPIVLPFFRQIFLRFASISTDRFWHYISPLPLLIIFHESYYSLGDKALAIQYFLPRLAFFASGIFIALTAWRGLEYILTQAAATERNLALLRRMNAFGTYTRSMQDKQARLAIVRHDLRHNVKMLADLISRGEDEAAMQLISSLSYQIDATRVEHFAENPMIDAALSVYVQQAREKNIPIDVKIDLPNSFAAEIDLSLVLCNLLENAIHAEESEEELLRGIRVRARAPNGSIFLSIENRCSHRVKLSADGLPKRAQESAEHGYGIRSVLLFAEKYDAEYYAKQKDGWFSILIHLPIPEHTDNDL
- a CDS encoding LytR/AlgR family response regulator transcription factor — translated: MHIAILDDEPEVCTAVRVYLMEMLEKYWAEKAVHAEIAVFHTAESLLAAFENSSYDLLLLDIRMSGLGGMEAARRIRSVNADVGIIFLTSSEEYLMEGYRVFADGYFLKPVGVDEEAFRAALARVFARREKAEKALSMQYNGRSIEIVFDKIFYVDLDGGRLHIVLAKQGLCFTRPYTYEWALEHLMHDGRFLECYHRILVNMDKIERMEKEAFVLTNGAQLPISQRRRSAVRADYMQYLLNK
- a CDS encoding DUF5105 domain-containing protein, producing the protein MRKFMVAKKLLLPLVAILATFLIAGCGDDKPKESADKAVLAYAELYAYADTDKLSATGMTKEQKEQISNALRTETDDMFKSMMLTDDNATAITDYYIADRKANLELKAKVKKDDSKNPVVELTATPVDSKGASELMDKNEDLIAMGVYIGLAQQQGLDVRTDPVYQQGAMNSLRAMIDEIPYEAEKTLDVTCELVKSDDGKALYWAPKDPQAIKKFLNGE
- a CDS encoding DUF4870 domain-containing protein; protein product: MEESAGADGRGFTEYAVDDAPSQTERILAAIAQGAFFVGGLGYFFVPFVLWIIMRKKSMFVAQHAKQAWLSQFLVLLGFTLACTLGALLDDADLAVALCFIIGFPWFLGAVYGVVKALMGESWHFPGLG
- a CDS encoding phospho-N-acetylmuramoyl-pentapeptide-transferase — translated: MGKKNTIVAAILGFFILGLFYSTGLNKKGVISVLGLMVVSWVVANFVSAELAAIVNVAGAYLGYRWASEHNAEIDGGTPA